The following proteins are encoded in a genomic region of Brachionichthys hirsutus isolate HB-005 chromosome 14, CSIRO-AGI_Bhir_v1, whole genome shotgun sequence:
- the gimap4 gene encoding GTPase IMAP family member 4 isoform X1 — MADNNQSKTAAGTAPGPEDVAKKAAAAAKQRLPEFRLVVLGWRWPGKSLTGNTIIGREEFRLERAAEFCVKRQTELQGRPVTVVDTPGWFSAQDTPLSYKQEIVRGASLCPPGPHAFLLVIPVGMFSEVDRARIEEHVSLFGERVWRHTIVVFSWAEVLRTISIERYIRREGKELQWVLEKCKRRYFVINNCVFGEHPQVERLLESVEKLVAEEGSSYDPEEVEKEEKPLDENENTSRNVRELGARPKRSSGPGSSNAMAVEAVSSE; from the exons ATGGCAGATAATAATCAATCAAAGACGGCGG CCGGGACGGCCCCTGGACCGGAAGACGTGGCCAAAAAGGCGGCAGCTGCTGCCAAGCAGCGCTTGCCGGAATTTCGTCTGGTGGTGCTTGGCTGGAGGTGGCCGGGGAAAAGCCTGACTGGAAATACTATCATAGGAAGAGAGGAGTTTCGCTTGGAGCGAGCGGCTGAGTTCTGTGTGAAGAGACAGACGGAGCTGCAGGGGCGGCCGGTGACCGTGGTGGACACTCCGGGCTGGTTCTCCGCCCAGGACACGCCGCTCTCCTACAAGCAGGAGATCGTGAGGGGAGCGTCTCTGTGTCCTCCCGGCCCGCACGCCTTCCTGCTCGTAATCCCCGTCGGCATGTTCTCCGAAGTGGACCGCGCTCGCATCGAGGAGCACGTGAGTCTCTTTGGCGAGCGCGTGTGGAGGCACACGATCGTGGTTTTCAGCTGGGCGGAGGTACTGAGGACCATTTCGATCGAGAGGTACATTCGCCGGGAGGGCAAAGAGCTCCAGTGGGTGCTGGAGAAGTGCAAGCGCAGGTATTTCGTTATCAACAACTGCGTCTTCGGAGAGCATCCCCAGGTGGAGCGCTTGCTGGAGTCAGTGGAAAAGTTGGTGGCGGAGGAAGGGAGCTCCTACGatccagaggaggtggagaaagaggagaaaccGCTGGATGAGAACGAGAACACGAGCAGAAATGTGCGAGAGCTCGGCGCCCGGCCCAAACGGAGCTCCGGGCCGGGTTCGTCCAACGCCATGGCGGTCGAGGCGGTTTCCAGTGAGTGA
- the zfand1 gene encoding AN1-type zinc finger protein 1, translating into MAELDIGKHCGFDSCSRKDFLPFVCDCCSGAFCLEHRSRAAHSCPEEPVERMPQTESGSTSYPCSFQACKGKELLPVICTDCEKHFCLAHRHQDDHKCEKLEVQKPRMTATKELVQKIVESKDGFKSKGRRGAKNSATAAKVALMKLKLHALGDKGLPQAERTFFQVYLPKESKEPSKPMFFCSKWSVGKVVDFAASLANLKNSNNVLAAKKLRLCHPQTGDAFRMDDSLLSLLAHAETPLYNGGNVILEYLDNDRIALEDVSEYITQT; encoded by the exons ATGGCTGAGTTAGACATTGGGAAGCATTGTGGGTTTGATTCCTGCAGTCGGAAAG ATTTTCTTCCGTTTGTTTGTGACTGCTGCAGTGGCGCTTTCTG CCTTGAGCACAGAAGCAGAGCAGCCCACTCATGTCCAGAG GAGCCAGTTGAGAGGATGCCTCAGACCGAGAGTGGCAGCACGAGTTATCCATGCTCATTTCAAGCCTGCAAAGGGAAAGAGTTGCTGCCTGTAATATGTACCGATTGTGAAAAGCATTTCTGTCTGGC CCATCGCCATCAAGATGATCACAAATGTGAGAAGTTGGAGGTCCAAAAGCCTCGAATGACAGCCACAAAAGAGCTAGTGCAAAAGATAGTTG AGTCAAAGGATGGTTTCAAAAGTAAAGGACGTAGAGGAGCAAAGAACAGCGCTACTGCAGCTAAGGTGGCATTAATGAAACTTAAGCTCCATGCTTTAGGAGACAAGGGACTGCCGCAG GCAGAAAGAACCTTCTTTCAGGTGTATCTTCCCAAAGAATCCAAAGAGCCGAGCAAACCCATGTTTTTCTGTTCCAAATGGAGTGTGGGCAAAGTGGTGGATTTTGCAGCCTCTTTAGCCAACCTCAAGAACAGCAATAATGTATTGGCAGCTAAG AAACTGCGTTTATGTCATCCTCAGACTGGAGATGCTTTCAGGATGGACGACAGCCTGCTCTCACTGCTGGCCCACGCAGAAACTCCCCTGTACAATGGGGGTAATGTTATCTTGGAGTACCTAGACAATGACCGTATAGCCCTAGAAGATGTTTCTGAGTATATCACCCAGacataa
- the chmp4c gene encoding charged multivesicular body protein 4c, with protein MSRFAKLFKGSSSSSNSKHHRSRGAPSPQEAINKLRETEEMLTKKQDFLEKRIDQEILIAKKNGTKNKRLSLQALKRKKRFEQQLTQIDGTLSTIEFQREALENSHTNTEVLKNMGFASKALKHVHENLDIDNIDDMMQDITEQQDMAKEISEVISRPFGETYDEDELLAELEELEQEELDDSMKTMGGLPSVPSASLPAVRPSQRHRMRESTKKRVEEDDDVRMLASWAT; from the exons ATGAGTAGATTCGCGAAGTTATTCAAGGGGAGCTCCAGCTCATCGAATTCGAAACATCACCGGTCCCGCGGAGCACCGTCGCCCCAAGAAGCCATCAACAAACTCCGCGAAACGGAGGAAATGCTCACGAAGAAACAGGACTTCCTGGAGAAGAGGATCGACCAAGAAATCCTGATAGCCAAGAAGAACGGCACGAAAAACAAGCGAC TTTCCCTGCAGGccttgaagaggaagaagcgcTTCGAGCAGCAGCTAACTCAAATCGATGGCACGCTTTCCACCATCGAGTTTCAGAGGGAAGCGTTGGAGAACTCGCACACCAACACGGAAGTCCTGAAGAACATGGGGTTCGCTTCCAAGGCCTTGAAGCACGTCCACGAAAACCT TGACATCGACAACATAGATGATATGATGCAGGACATCACGGAGCAACAGGATATGGCCAAAGAGATCAGCGAGGTCATCTCCAGACCTTTTGGAGAGACATATGATGAG gATGAGTTGCTggcagagctggaggagctggaacagGAGGAGCTTGATGACAGCATGAAGACAATGGGGGGGCTCCCCAGCGTGCCCAGTGCCTCATTGCCAGCAGTGCGGCCCAGTCAGCGGCATCGCATGCGCGAAT CAACCAAGAAAAGGGTTGAAGAAGATGACGACGTGCGTATGCTGGCGTCTTGGGCGACTTAA
- the gimap4 gene encoding GTPase IMAP family member 4 isoform X2, giving the protein MADNNQSKTAAGTAPGPEDVAKKAAAAAKQRLPEFRLVVLGWRWPGKSLTGNTIIGREEFRLERAAEFCVKRQTELQGRPVTVVDTPGWFSAQDTPLSYKQEIVRGASLCPPGPHAFLLVIPVGMFSEVDRARIEEHVSLFGERVWRHTIVVFSWAEVLRTISIERYIRREGKELQWVLEKCKRRYFVINNCVFGEHPQVERLLESVEKLVAEEGSSYDPEEVEKEEKPLDENENTSRNVRELGARPKRSSGPGSSNAMAVEAVSN; this is encoded by the exons ATGGCAGATAATAATCAATCAAAGACGGCGG CCGGGACGGCCCCTGGACCGGAAGACGTGGCCAAAAAGGCGGCAGCTGCTGCCAAGCAGCGCTTGCCGGAATTTCGTCTGGTGGTGCTTGGCTGGAGGTGGCCGGGGAAAAGCCTGACTGGAAATACTATCATAGGAAGAGAGGAGTTTCGCTTGGAGCGAGCGGCTGAGTTCTGTGTGAAGAGACAGACGGAGCTGCAGGGGCGGCCGGTGACCGTGGTGGACACTCCGGGCTGGTTCTCCGCCCAGGACACGCCGCTCTCCTACAAGCAGGAGATCGTGAGGGGAGCGTCTCTGTGTCCTCCCGGCCCGCACGCCTTCCTGCTCGTAATCCCCGTCGGCATGTTCTCCGAAGTGGACCGCGCTCGCATCGAGGAGCACGTGAGTCTCTTTGGCGAGCGCGTGTGGAGGCACACGATCGTGGTTTTCAGCTGGGCGGAGGTACTGAGGACCATTTCGATCGAGAGGTACATTCGCCGGGAGGGCAAAGAGCTCCAGTGGGTGCTGGAGAAGTGCAAGCGCAGGTATTTCGTTATCAACAACTGCGTCTTCGGAGAGCATCCCCAGGTGGAGCGCTTGCTGGAGTCAGTGGAAAAGTTGGTGGCGGAGGAAGGGAGCTCCTACGatccagaggaggtggagaaagaggagaaaccGCTGGATGAGAACGAGAACACGAGCAGAAATGTGCGAGAGCTCGGCGCCCGGCCCAAACGGAGCTCCGGGCCGGGTTCGTCCAACGCCATGGCGGTCGAGGCGGTTTCCA ATTGA